In Buchnera aphidicola (Ceratovacuna japonica), the genomic window AGCAAATCTTCCGCCATCTAATGGTACTAACGGTCTTAGATCAGGAGGTAAAACTGGAAGAACATTAAATATCATCCATTCTGGTTTATTATTTGATTGCAAAAATGAATCTATTAATTTTATTCTCTTAGAAATTTTTTTCTTTTTATTATCAGAACTTATTTTTTTAAATTTTTTTCTAAGTTTATAAGAAGATGATTTTAAATTAATATTTTTTAAAAGTGTTTGAATTGCTTCTGCTCCCATTTTTGCTGTAAAATTTTCTCCAAATTCTTCTACTGATTGTACATATTGATCTTCAGATAATATTTGCTTATTTTTTAAGTTTGTAGATCCACAATTTGTTACTATATATGATTCAAAATATAATACTCTTTCTATATCTTTTAACGGTATATTTAATAATAAACCTATTCTTGATGGTAAAGATTTTAAAAACCAAATATGTGCTATAGGAGATGCTAATTCTATGTGACCCATTCTATCTCTTCTAACCTTACTATTTGTTACTTCTACTCCGCATTTTTCACATATTACACCTCTATGTTTCAAACGTTTATACTTTCCACACAAACATTCATAATCTTTTACAGGGCCAAAAATTTTTGCACAAAATAAACCTTCTCTTTCTGGTTTAAATGTTCTATAATTTATTGTTTCTGGTTTTTTTACTTCTCCGAATGACCAAGATCTTATTATGTCTGGAGAAGATAATGAAATTTTTATAGAATCAAATTCTATAGTTTTTGTTTTTCCTTTTAAAAATTTTAGTAAATTTTTCAAAATATATTCTCTATTAATAAAAAAATATTAATTAAATTGTTTTTTAAAAAAAAATATATAGATTTTTTTTATTTACTTTCTAGTTCAATGTTTATTCCTAAAGATCTTATTTCTTTTAGTAAAACATTGAATGATTCAGGCATTCCTGGATTCATTTTATAATTACCATCTACAATATTTTTATATATTTTAGTTCTTCCACTTACGTCATCTGATTTTACTGTTAGCATTTCTTGTAAAGTATGAGAAGCTCCATATGCTTCTAAAGCCCATACTTCCATTTCTCCAAATCTTTGACCTCCAAATTGAGCTTTACCTCCTAATGGTTGTTGTGTTATTAAACTATATGATCCTGTAGATCTTGCATGCATCTTATCGTCTACTAAATGATTTAATTTAAGCATGTACATATATCCTACTGTTACAGGCCTTTCAAATTTTTCTCCTGTTTTTCCATCAAATAGTGTTATTTGACCTGATTCAGGACAATTTGCTAATTTTAGCATTTTTTTAATTTCTATTTCTGTGGCTCCATCAAATACTGGAGTAGATATTGGAATTCCTTCAACAAAATTTTTAGCTAAAGTTAATATTTCATTTTTTGAGAATTTTTTTAAATTTATTTTTTGTTGTATATTTTTACCTAAATCAAATATTTTTTGTATGAACCTTCTTATTTTATTTATATTTTTATTTTTTTTTAACATTTCTTTAATTTTTTTTCCTATTCCTTTAGAAGCCATTCCTAGATGAGTTTCTAATATTTGCCCTATGTTCATTCTAGATGGAACTCCTAGTGGATTTAATACTATATCAACTGGATTTCCTTCATTATCATATGGCATATCTTCTACTGGATTTATTTTTGATATAACACCTTTGTTTCCATGTCTTCCAGCCATTTTATCTCCTACTTGTATTTGTCTTTTTACAGCTAAATATACTTTTACAACTTTTAATATTCCAGGAGCTAAATCATCTTTTTTAAGAATTTTTTTTTTAGATATATATATTTTGTGCTTAAGATTTTTTTTAAGATTTTTATACTTTTTTAAAAATAATTTTATTTTTTTTTTATTTTTTTTATTAATATTTTTTTTAAAAAATGTTTTTTTTGTAATTTTTAATATTTCAGATTTAGAAAATTTTTTCATAAAATCAATTTTATAAATTTTTTTAAATATATTTTTTTTTAAAATTTTAAATTTATCTAAAAGATTTTTTTTAGTTTTTTTTATATTTATATTTTCAATTTCTAAAGTTCTTTTATCTTTTTTTACTCCATCTCTAGTAAATATTTGAACATCTATTATAGTTCCTGTAGTACCGTTTGGTACTCTTAGAGAAGAATCTTTTACATCAGAAGCTTTTTCTCCAAATATTGCTCTTAGAAGTTTTTCTTCTGGTGTTAATTGTGTTTCACCTTTTGGTGTTACTTTTCCTACTAATATGTCATTTTCTTTTACTTCTGCTCCTATATATATTATTCCAGACTCATCTAATTTAGATAAAGCACTTTCTCCAATATTTGGTATATCTGATGTTATTTCCTCAGATCCTAATTTCGTGTCTCTAGATATACAAGATAACTCTTGTATGTGTATAGTAGTAAATCTATCTTCTTTTACTACTTTTTCTGATATTAATATAGAATCTTCAAAGTTATATCCATTCCATGGCATGAAAGCAACTCTTAAATTTTGTCCTAATGCTAATTCTCCTAGATCTGTAGATGTTCCATCAGCTAGTATATCTCCTTTAACTACTTTTTCATTAACTTTTACACAAGGAGTTTGATTTATGCATGTGTTTTGATTTGATCTAGTATATTTAGTTAAATTATATATATCTATTCCTATTTCATAAGAATTGTTTTTTTTTTCTTTTGTTTTTATAACTATTTTAGAAGCATCTACATATTGTACTTTACCACTGTTTTTAGAAATTATTGTTACACCTGAATCTGAAGCAACGCATCTCTCCATGCCAGTTCCTATCAAAGGTTTTTCTGATTTTATTGTAGGCACAGCTTGCCTTTGCATGTTTGCTCCCATTAGTGCTCTATTTGCATCATCATGTTCTAAAAAAGGTATTAAAGATGCACCTACTGACACTATTTGTTGAGTTGAAATATCCATATAGTTTATTTTTTTTTTAGTAAATAGACCTGATTCTCCTTTATATCTACATATTATTAGATCTTCTATAAAATTATTGTTTTTTCCTATATTAGAATTTGCTTGTGCTATTATATATTGAGATTCTTCTATTGCAGACAAATAGTTAATTTCATTAGTTACTATTCCTTCTATGACTTTTCTATATGGAGTTTCTAAAAATCCATATTTGTTTATTTTAGCATACACTGATAGTGAATTTATTAATCCTATATTAGGACCTTCTGGGGTTTCTATAGGACAAACTCTCCCATAATGAGTAGGATGAACATCTCTAACTTCAAATCCAGCTCGTTCTCTTGTTAATCCTCCTACACCTAAAGCAGATATTCTTCTTTTATGTGTTATTTCTGCCAAAGGGTTGTTTTGGTCCATAAATTGAGACAATTGACTAGATCCAAAAAATTCTTTTATAGATGCAGATATTGGTTTAGCATTTACTATATCTTTTGGTATTAAGGAATCTATATCATTTAATGAAAGTCTTTCTTTTACTGCTCTTTCTACTCTTACTAGACCTATTCTAAATTGATTTTCTACCATTTCTCCTACTGATCTTATTCTTCTATTTCCTAAATGATCTATATCGTCTATTTGCCCATTTCCATTTCTTATGTCTATTAATTTTTTTATTACATCTATAATATCTTTTTTTTCTAAAACATTAGGGCCGTTTATATAGTTCCTTGATAAAGATTTGTTTAATTTCATTCTTCCTACTACAGATAGATCATATCTATCTTCTGAAAAAAATAAGTTGTTAAATAAAGTATTTGCTGCTTCTTTAGCTGGAGGTTCTCCAGGCCTCATCATTCTATATATTTCTATTAGTGATTGTTTTCTACTTTTTGTTGTATCTAATTTTATAGTATTAGATATATATGGACCTTGATCTAAATCATTTGTAAAAATTGTCTCTATATATTTTATTTTAGATTTTATTATTTTCTTTATAGTTTTAATAGAAAATTCAGAATTAGCAGATATTATTTTATTTTTATTTTTTTTTTCAAAATAGTTATTAGCAGAAATTTTTCCTACTAAATATTCAATTGGTATTTTAATCTTTTTTATTTTATCTTTTTTTAATTTTTTTATATTATTTATTGTTATTTTCTTTCCTTTTTTTACATATATTTTATTGTTGTATGATATGTCAAAA contains:
- the rpoB gene encoding DNA-directed RNA polymerase subunit beta codes for the protein MSYSHTEKKRIRKNFSKIRKVLEIPYLLSIQINSFKKFIKKDKKSLYGLESAFKSVFPIKNYNSTAELQYIDYKLKKNTFNVSECHKRGLTYSAPLKVKLRLIIYEKDCLEKKKIKKIKDQKVYMGDIPLMTKNGTFIINGTERVVVSQLHRSPGVFFDSDKGKTHSSGKILYNARIIPYRGSWLDFEFDQRDNLFVRIDRRRKLPISIFLKAMNYKKEEILNIFFKKDTFKIIKNKFYMKLYPERLRGETIFFDISYNNKIYVKKGKKITINNIKKLKKDKIKKIKIPIEYLVGKISANNYFEKKNKNKIISANSEFSIKTIKKIIKSKIKYIETIFTNDLDQGPYISNTIKLDTTKSRKQSLIEIYRMMRPGEPPAKEAANTLFNNLFFSEDRYDLSVVGRMKLNKSLSRNYINGPNVLEKKDIIDVIKKLIDIRNGNGQIDDIDHLGNRRIRSVGEMVENQFRIGLVRVERAVKERLSLNDIDSLIPKDIVNAKPISASIKEFFGSSQLSQFMDQNNPLAEITHKRRISALGVGGLTRERAGFEVRDVHPTHYGRVCPIETPEGPNIGLINSLSVYAKINKYGFLETPYRKVIEGIVTNEINYLSAIEESQYIIAQANSNIGKNNNFIEDLIICRYKGESGLFTKKKINYMDISTQQIVSVGASLIPFLEHDDANRALMGANMQRQAVPTIKSEKPLIGTGMERCVASDSGVTIISKNSGKVQYVDASKIVIKTKEKKNNSYEIGIDIYNLTKYTRSNQNTCINQTPCVKVNEKVVKGDILADGTSTDLGELALGQNLRVAFMPWNGYNFEDSILISEKVVKEDRFTTIHIQELSCISRDTKLGSEEITSDIPNIGESALSKLDESGIIYIGAEVKENDILVGKVTPKGETQLTPEEKLLRAIFGEKASDVKDSSLRVPNGTTGTIIDVQIFTRDGVKKDKRTLEIENINIKKTKKNLLDKFKILKKNIFKKIYKIDFMKKFSKSEILKITKKTFFKKNINKKNKKKIKLFLKKYKNLKKNLKHKIYISKKKILKKDDLAPGILKVVKVYLAVKRQIQVGDKMAGRHGNKGVISKINPVEDMPYDNEGNPVDIVLNPLGVPSRMNIGQILETHLGMASKGIGKKIKEMLKKNKNINKIRRFIQKIFDLGKNIQQKINLKKFSKNEILTLAKNFVEGIPISTPVFDGATEIEIKKMLKLANCPESGQITLFDGKTGEKFERPVTVGYMYMLKLNHLVDDKMHARSTGSYSLITQQPLGGKAQFGGQRFGEMEVWALEAYGASHTLQEMLTVKSDDVSGRTKIYKNIVDGNYKMNPGMPESFNVLLKEIRSLGINIELESK